A genomic stretch from Coffea arabica cultivar ET-39 chromosome 10c, Coffea Arabica ET-39 HiFi, whole genome shotgun sequence includes:
- the LOC113713556 gene encoding linalool synthase TPS3, chloroplastic, translated as MISSLNPLFTTHRSGVIAQQFFASSAAASINSVSSLKIAACSKTKLVDQSPLRQSGNHQLLSSDFNHLQSLKNDYAEEKYKSRCEVLKEQVKMMLDQEMDVVNQLELIDDLQRLGLSYHFGDEITSVLSGIYNRKSMNKMRNQWGLYATCLEFRLLRQHGFDVSQEIFDCFKDEKGDFRPSLCEDSKGMLYLYEASYLESENEESNLEMARRFAAKTLKKNLDEKRVDQDLVALVQHALELPLHWRMMRLEARWFIDIYEERSNRNPILLELAKLDFNIVQAAHQNDLTYTLRWWRSTCLAEKLTFARDMMVENFFWTVGIISDPQRGNGRRILTKVVALITAIDDIYDCYGTLDELEVFTTAVERWDVNSIDQLPDCMKICFLALYNFVNEMAYDALKEQGVNIIPYLRKSWADLCKAYLQEAKWFFSGEVPTLQQYLNNAWISISAPAFLVHAYFCVDYPINKDHLQYLDNYHKIIRCSAMILRLTNDLGTSPESEVLNVGDVPKSIRCYMKETGACEEKAREHLRFLITEAWKQMEEAQTLDSPFSSTFNGIAVNLARMGLCMYQHGDGHGHQNSEPRDRILSLLFEPICCLA; from the exons ATGATCTCATCACTAAATCCCTTATTCACTACCCACAGAAGTGGTGTTATAGCCCAACAATTTTTTGCATCTTCAGCTGCAGCCTCAATTAACAGTGTCTCTTCTCTTAAAATCGCAGCATGCAGCAAAACAAAGCTTGTTGATCAGTCACCATTAAGACAATCAGGAAACCACCAGCTTCTGAGTTCGGATTTCAATCATTTGCAGTCACTAAAGAATGACTATGCT GAGGAAAAGTACAAAAGTCGGTGTGAGGTGCTTAAGGAGCAAGTGAAGATGATGCTAGATCAAGAAATGGATGTGGTAAATCAGTTAGAGTTAATTGATGACTTGCAACGGCTTGGATTATCTTACCATTTTGGAGACGAAATCACCTCAGTTTTAAGTGGAATTTACAATCGGAAGTCGATGAATAAAATGCGGAACCAATGGGGATTATATGCAACATGTCTTGAGTTCAGACTCCTTAGGCAGCATGGTTTTGACGTTTCTCAAG AGATTTTTGATTGTTTCAAGGATGAAAAAGGGGATTTTAGGCCTAGTCTTTGCGAGGATTCGAAGGGAATGCTGTACTTGTATGAAGCTTCATACCTCGAATCAGAAAATGAAGAGAGCAATCTGGAAATGGCAAGACGGTTTGCTGCAAAAACTCTTAAGAAGAATTTAGATGAAAAGAGAGTTGATCAAGACCTTGTAGCATTAGTTCAACATGCCCTGGAGCTTCCACTCCATTGGAGGATGATGCGTTTGGAGGCAAGGTGGTTCATAGACATATACGAGGAAAGATCAAACAGGAATCCTATTCTGCTTGAGCTTGCAAAACTAGATTTTAATATTGTCCAAGCAGCACATCAGAATGATCTCACATATACATTAAG ATGGTGGAGAAGTACATGTCTAGCAGAAAAATTGACATTTGCCAGGGACATGATGGTAGAAAATTTCTTCTGGACTGTCGGAATAATTTCAGACCCTCAACGTGGAAATGGTAGAAGAATATTGACAAAAGTCGTTGCTTTGATAACTGCTATAGATGATATATATGATTGTTATGGTACATTGGATGAACTGGAAGTCTTCACTACTGCTGTTGAAAG ATGGGATGTCAACTCAATTGATCAACTTCCAGATTGCATGAAAATATGTTTTCTTGCACTCTACAACTTTGTCAATGAAATGGCCTATGATGCTCTAAAAGAACAAGGAGTCAACATCATCCCATACCTAAGAAAATCA TGGGCAGATTTATGCAAAGCATACTTGCAAGAGGCAAAATGGTTTTTCAGTGGAGAAGTACCAACCCTACAGCAATACCTCAATAATGCCTGGATTTCAATATCAGCTCCAGCATTTCTAGTCCATGCTTATTTTTGTGTTGATTATCCCATAAACAAGGATCACCTGCAATACTTGGATAACTATCACAAGATTATTCGTTGTTCAGCAATGATTTTGCGGCTCACAAATGATTTAGGAACATCTCCAGAATCG GAGGTGTTGAATGTCGGTGATGTACCAAAATCGATACGATGCTATATGAAGGAGACAGGTGCATGTGAAGAAAAGGCACGTGAACACCTAAGGTTTCTGATTACTGAGGCATGGAAGCAAATGGAAGAAGCTCAAACTTTAGACTCTCCCTTTTCTTCTACATttaatggaattgcagttaatCTTGCAAGGATGGGACTATGCATGTACCAGCATGGAGATGGCCATGGCCATCAAAATTCTGAGCCTAGGGATCGTATTTTGTCACTGCTCTTTGAGCCCATATGTTGTCTTGCCTAG